In Conger conger chromosome 12, fConCon1.1, whole genome shotgun sequence, one DNA window encodes the following:
- the zmat5 gene encoding zinc finger matrin-type protein 5, whose protein sequence is MGKRYYCDYCDRSFQDNMHNRKKHLNGVQHHRAKKAWFHCFRDAAAILADEKSKQPCRKFIQTGQCGFGPSCRFSHMTEKDIANLEHQIEDDRRRAEEPAGGRVSPERSADEWLSRREKRLALHSSGRLEAEEEVSPQVCDVPPHLLSIPNLPPSLLPPPPAGWRGAPHTDWG, encoded by the exons ATGGGGAAGAGATACTACTGTGACTACTGCGACCGCTCCTTCCAGGACAACATGCACAACCGCAAGAAGCACCTGAATGGTGTCCAGCATCACCGAGCCAAGAAGGCCTGGTTCCACTGCTTTAGAG ATGCTGCTGCCATATTGGCTGATGAGAAATCCAAGCAACCCTGCAGGAAGTTTattcagacag GGCAATGTGGGTTTGGACCCAGCTGCAGATTCTCTCACATGACTGAGAAGGACATTGCCAATCTGGAACATCAGATAGAAG ATGACAGGCGACGGGCGGAGGAACCAGCAGGTGGACGCGTGTCCCCTGAGCGCAGTGCGGATGAATGGCTTtccaggagagagaagagactgGCACTGCACAGCAGCGG aaGACTGGAGGCGGAAGAGGAGGTGTCTCCCCAGGTCTGCGATGTgcctccccacctcctctctATCCCcaacctgcccccctccctgttGCCCCCACCGCCCGCAGGATGGCGGGGTGCTCCCCATACGGACTGGGGTTAA